ACTGCATCACGAATAGTATGAATACGATTGCGGACAGGGATGATTACGGATACTTCAAATTCAAAGGTCTCGTTGCAAAGATTGACTGTCCGTGAAGAAGAAGGCATTAAGTAGGCATCAATGCATTTCAGATATTCTGTGCAAGCAGCTTCCATTTCGAGCTGTACTTCCCGATTTTTGGGATCTACATAGTCGAATTGTTTCTCTCCGCTTTTTCTGGTATCAGTTTCAACTTCGGTATATAAATATTCGTTAATGTGTATAATGGAATAGTTGACAGCTATGAATAAGCGCATATTATATAGTCCTGCATATTGATATCTTTTGTACAGTTTATCCGCTGTGTAAGTGAATGCGGAAGTGCTGAATAAAAGTATGGAACCGAAGTCGAAATCATCTCGAACACTTCCCAATTGGTAATCAATGACGGGTGCTTGTTTTAGTTCTTCATGAATCTGTTGATAGCGGTCGGCATATACTATTCCATTTTTCTTGTTGTTCTCCATAACTTGCACCATGCGTTCCAATGCATATAATCCCAACTTTAATGGAGTTTGTTTGGTGTACAACAGAATGTAGTCTGTACTTGCATGAGCTGCGATTGTTTTCATCGTACTTGTGGAGTAAAGCCCATCGATAGGGAGCCATTCACAATCCGGGAGACATTTCTTACCGGGAGCAGAACCTAATAAATAGATTTTATCTACTAGCTCTGACGCTTGTAATTCTTTCACTGTTTGCATTGTATCTTCCGAAGTGCCGAAAGGTATAAAGCAATTGATTCTTTTTTTCATTTTGCTAATTGGTATTAAAGAGCTGTCGTATTGTTTATGGTTGATTTCTTTCGAATAAGGAAGCAAAGCCCGGTGAAAGTAAATGCAGCGTTAAATAATAGCAGTTCGTAACTGATTTGATAACCGTTGAACCATGCTTCCGAATTTCTTTGCAGGATATAGCAGAGGACAGGGGAAGCGATAGCTATCGGCGGGATATATTTATCGTAAATTTGTTTCTTGGTAAAGATACCGAAGGCGAACAATCCGAGAATAGGACCATACGTGTAACTGGCTAATGTATAAATCGCATCAATGACGCTGGTATTATTCAGCAGGTTGAAAACGAAAATAATGATTCCCATAACGATTGCCATGCCGATATGTACGTGCTTGCGTATCTTGCTGAGAGCGGCCTCCCCTTTTTTCTGTGCATTCAGAATATCGACAGTGAAAGAGGTGGTCAGTGCGGTTAATGCCGAGCCGGCAGCCGAGTAGGCGGAAGCTATTAATCCGATGATGAATAGGATACCGACTATACCCGGAAAGTAGTTTCCCGTGGCAATCATAGGGAATATCTCATCACTCTTATCCGGATTCTTAATGCCTTGTTGCGCTGTGAATGTATAGAGTAATACCCCTAACATCAGGAAAAGCAGAATCACGAAGAATTGTGAGATGCCGCTTGTAATCATGTTCTTTTGAGAATCCCGGAAGTTCTTGCAACTAAGATTACGTTGCATCATGTCCTGGTCGAGTCCGTTCATGGCAATGACGGTAAATACACCCGCCAGAAATTGTTTGAAGAAATATCGCTTGTCATTCACATCATCGAAAAAGAATGTCTTGGAGAAATCACTGTCCGATAGGGTAGTGACTAAGCTGTTAAAATTCAGGTGCAGGCTCGAAGCTATATAATAAATGCACAGGACAACAGAAACAACGAGACAGAATGTTTTGAGTACATCTGTCCATATCAGTGATTTCACACCTCCCCGGAATGTATAGAGCCACACAATAAATACGGTGAGAATGACGTTCAGCAGGAAAGGGAGGTGAAAGGGCTCGAAAATGAGCAGTTGCAGTGTCAGACAAACGAGGAATAGCCGTACGGCTGCCCCCAACATCTTTGAGATAAAGAAAAACCATGCGCCTGTCTTATAAGACGAGGAGCCGAACCTGTTCTCCAAATATTCGTAAATGGATACCAAATTCATGCGGTAGAAAAGCGGGACGAGCACAAACGCTATGATAATTTGCCCGACGATGAATCCCAATACCATTTGTAGATAGGAAAAACTGCTGGCTTGCACCATGCCCGGAACAGAAACGAAAGTAACTCCGGAGATGGTGGAGCCGATCATGGCAAAAGCGACGATATACCATGCCGATTTATGGTTTCCTACGAAGAAACCTTCATTATCGGCCTTGTGTCCTGCTATATAAGAGATTGTGAACAGGATTGCGAAGTATGCCACGATAGTAACGGACAAAACGATTGGACTCATATCTACTGTTTAAAGGATTCGATTCGTTTCGCACTTATGTAAGCGCTTCCCGGTACTTATCCTGCGTTTTTTGTGCATCTTTTACTTCCAACTTAATAACAAACGGCTCCTGCGGCATATTTTTAGGCAGGCTGACATTATATTCATTGCGAGTGGTTTCTGTTACCTGGGTTTGTTCACCCGTCAATGTCTTTGCGGTGGTGATAGTTATCCCTTTGGGAGTTTTAACTGTGAGCTGTCCGGAATAGGGAGGGTTGAATACGACCATATAGACTTGATTGCTTTTGCGGGTATAATATCCCCAATCTTGTTTCTCCCAGCCGGCATAATCGCAACCATAGATACATTCGCTGTTTTTCTTCATCCATTTACCGATGAAATCGGCTATCTTTTTCTCTTCCGGGCGGAAGTCTCCATCGGGCTGAGGGCCGAAGTTGACTACCATATTTCCACCCATAGATACGGCGTGTACAATACGTGCCAATACCTCAGTCGGATTTTTCACATAGCTCAGTGACCAGTCTTTGTGGTATCCCCATTGGTTTTCGGGAATAGTCATACAGGCTTCCCAATCCCATTTTGTTACGTGTAAGTCTTTTACGGGATCAGGCAGGCGGCGCTCGTAAGCCGATTCATAGTCCCCCATGAGATGTCCGTTGCTGTCGAAATGGCGTTTCCCGTAATCATCGGCCCGCAATCGGCTGTTGATAGTTACACCGGGAAGCATTTCTTTCAGCATACGTTCCACGTGTGCTGTCCACCAACCGTTTTGCTTGATACTTGCGTCCCATGTTCCGTCAAACCAGAAATCCTTGACAGTAGGGTAGCGGGTTGCCAGTTCTTTCAACTGATTGTCGGTAAATGTCAGGAATCTTTGGAAAGCGATGCTATCTTCCTGGGTCTTGATACTGCTTCGCCAGTCCGGATGACTCCAGTCCAACACGGAGAAATAGAAATGTACGTCGATGCCGACTGCATTATAAGCCTTTACCAATTCTCCCAAGATATCTTTCTTGTAAGGGGTATTAGCTACCGTATACTCTGTATATTTGCTGGGCCACAGGCAAAAGCCTTCATGGTGTTTGGTGGTTATCTTTACATATTTTACTCCCATTTCTTTGGCCATTTTAGCCCATTTCTTGGCATCAAACTGTTGGGGGTTCCATTGTTTCATAAGTTCCAGCCAGTCCGTAGTCGGAACTTTGGCCCACGCTTTCAACCATTCGGCAGCGCCGTGGTATGTTTTATTGTTCCATTCACCGCCGGGAATGGCATATAACCCCCAGTGAATGAATGCACCCAAACGGTTCTCGCGAAACTTCTGCATAGCAGGGTCCTGTCTTTTACCGAGACGGTCGGCGCCATATTTGAGTTCAACTTCCAGTTCTGCAGGTAGAACTTTCTTTTGTGCTTGTACAGCCGGAACGGCGGCTAATAGAAAACTGAATAAAAGAATAATTATCAAGTGTTGCTTTTTCATGATATATATGTGATTAGATGTTGTTTTATACTTTACATTTATTGGCTTTGCTGCAAAGATAGGGATTAGTTTGTAATTGTGGTAATATTTTTGGATTGTAAAAATTGAGGTTTCTCATTTCGCTCTTTATTTAGACTCTGTTTGGAGGATTGAATATAGACATTTATCATAGAAACCCTGATTATTCTTGTGTATTCTTTATTCCGGGTGTTCCTCCTGTCGGGTCTTTGGAAGAATGCCAGTTAGCTTGCTTTGAAGATACTAAGTCCGGTGATTTCTTTTCGAGAGAGATACCTTGGTTCCTTTTGTTACCGGAACTATGCATTGACTCAAGATAGCTGCACTTGTCGATCATTCGGGGATTTTCTTCGTTAGTCATTATAGCCAAGTGGCTGTCTTCATTAGTCAACTTCGGGAAGTTGGGAATCTCTATAATGGTTTCTCCGTTTACTTTATGCTTTTTTCTAAGTGCGGCGGCAGATTTGGTCAGGCATATATATCCGTGGGAAGAAATGCAGATGTTTTGATTGTTGTCCGGGTGTTTCAAGACTACCGTTGTCTTGGTTTCTGTTGAGCCGTTATCTGTGTCGATATATCTTAGAAGTTTTAATGCCGGAATAGAAATACCGTTGTTACCCGGATTATAAAACTCTATGTATTCCGCACCGTCTGTTGCATTGTCATACATGATTTCGTTGAATGATAATATATCCTTGACTTCTTCCGGATAATCAGGCAGAACCGGATCTTCGGGAACATCAGGTTTATCTGGCTCATCAGGTGTTTCAGTAGGTTTGGTAGTAGTCTCCACATCATTGGACAATTGTATATGGTGGAATGTGAAACCTTTACAACGTGTCTTGGTATAAATACAGTATATTCCACAATAAAGAGAAGTCAGAATGCTGTTGTCTTTTACTTGCTTTTCTTTGGTGTATTCATTTTCTGATTCCAGTCGTGTCCAGAAAGTCCAGTAACCATTGTTATCACATTCCACTTTTATGTATAACTTGGGTGAGTTGTTTCCTTTCATCACTTCCCTTCCCGAAGCCAACAGCTTGGGTTGTTCTCCGTTCTGCCGGTAAAGGGCAACGTTGTCTTTGGCTCCTCCTATTTGGATATAGTAACCGTTTACGTTGCCGGAGAGTACATTTGAAGAAGAAGTCAGGTAAAATCGAGCATAATTGTTGGCGGAAGGATTGAATGTAAGGCGAACTCCGA
The nucleotide sequence above comes from Bacteroides caccae. Encoded proteins:
- a CDS encoding lamin tail domain-containing protein is translated as MRICKTFTFLSIFIVLFYNCSLPADDEDEGNPEEDNTTSELPWEGETDKFTINSKEGLRLNDPQENAGTAYVTIPSNSVKNTRWEFGVRLTFNPSANNYARFYLTSSSNVLSGNVNGYYIQIGGAKDNVALYRQNGEQPKLLASGREVMKGNNSPKLYIKVECDNNGYWTFWTRLESENEYTKEKQVKDNSILTSLYCGIYCIYTKTRCKGFTFHHIQLSNDVETTTKPTETPDEPDKPDVPEDPVLPDYPEEVKDILSFNEIMYDNATDGAEYIEFYNPGNNGISIPALKLLRYIDTDNGSTETKTTVVLKHPDNNQNICISSHGYICLTKSAAALRKKHKVNGETIIEIPNFPKLTNEDSHLAIMTNEENPRMIDKCSYLESMHSSGNKRNQGISLEKKSPDLVSSKQANWHSSKDPTGGTPGIKNTQE
- a CDS encoding alpha-L-fucosidase — encoded protein: MKKQHLIIILLFSFLLAAVPAVQAQKKVLPAELEVELKYGADRLGKRQDPAMQKFRENRLGAFIHWGLYAIPGGEWNNKTYHGAAEWLKAWAKVPTTDWLELMKQWNPQQFDAKKWAKMAKEMGVKYVKITTKHHEGFCLWPSKYTEYTVANTPYKKDILGELVKAYNAVGIDVHFYFSVLDWSHPDWRSSIKTQEDSIAFQRFLTFTDNQLKELATRYPTVKDFWFDGTWDASIKQNGWWTAHVERMLKEMLPGVTINSRLRADDYGKRHFDSNGHLMGDYESAYERRLPDPVKDLHVTKWDWEACMTIPENQWGYHKDWSLSYVKNPTEVLARIVHAVSMGGNMVVNFGPQPDGDFRPEEKKIADFIGKWMKKNSECIYGCDYAGWEKQDWGYYTRKSNQVYMVVFNPPYSGQLTVKTPKGITITTAKTLTGEQTQVTETTRNEYNVSLPKNMPQEPFVIKLEVKDAQKTQDKYREALT
- a CDS encoding sodium:solute symporter, whose product is MSPIVLSVTIVAYFAILFTISYIAGHKADNEGFFVGNHKSAWYIVAFAMIGSTISGVTFVSVPGMVQASSFSYLQMVLGFIVGQIIIAFVLVPLFYRMNLVSIYEYLENRFGSSSYKTGAWFFFISKMLGAAVRLFLVCLTLQLLIFEPFHLPFLLNVILTVFIVWLYTFRGGVKSLIWTDVLKTFCLVVSVVLCIYYIASSLHLNFNSLVTTLSDSDFSKTFFFDDVNDKRYFFKQFLAGVFTVIAMNGLDQDMMQRNLSCKNFRDSQKNMITSGISQFFVILLFLMLGVLLYTFTAQQGIKNPDKSDEIFPMIATGNYFPGIVGILFIIGLIASAYSAAGSALTALTTSFTVDILNAQKKGEAALSKIRKHVHIGMAIVMGIIIFVFNLLNNTSVIDAIYTLASYTYGPILGLFAFGIFTKKQIYDKYIPPIAIASPVLCYILQRNSEAWFNGYQISYELLLFNAAFTFTGLCFLIRKKSTINNTTAL